The window CGGCGCGCACGGTGTTGCCGGCGAGGGTCGGCGGGGACCAGGAGGTGATCTCCTGCGGCTCGCCGGGGACCTCGGCCGGGTCCGCGCCCGGGGCGGAGGCCGCGGCTTGGGGCGGGAGGTACGCGGTCTGCTCGGCGGCGGACACGTCCGTCACCGGCGGCAGGTACGCGGTCTGCTCGACCGGCGGCTGCTGGTGCTGCTGGTGCTGCGGCGGCTGCTGCTCGTGCTCGGGGCCCGGGTACGGCGGCAGATAGGCCGTCTCGGCGCCCTGCGGCCAGTCCTGGACCGGAGCCGCGGCGGGAGTCCGGGCCTGTCCCTGGGCCTGGGCCTCGTCCCGGAACCAGCCCTCCGGAGCCACCGGCTGCTGGAGCTGCGGCGGCTGCTGCTCGTGCTCGGGGCCCGGGTACGGCGGCAGATAAGCCGTCTCGGCACCCTGCGGCCAGTCCTGGACCGGAGCCGCAGCGGGAGTCAGGGCCTGTCCCTGGGCCTGGGCCTCGTCCCGGAACCAGCCCTCCGGAGCCACCTGCTGGTACGGGTCCGGTGCGGGTGCCTGAGCCTGCGCCTGGGCCTGGGCGTAGCCGTCCGGCCAGGGGCCCGGGGCCGCCGGGGCCTCCTCCCGGTACCAGCTCTCGGGCGCGACCGGCTGCCCGGGCACCGCACCCAGCGGCGGGTGCACCGGCTGGTAGCTGGTGTCCCAGGTGTCGGACTGCCAGGTCTGGGTCCCGTACGGATCCTGCTGCTGTTGCTGCTGTTGCTGCTGCTGCGCGTACTGCTGTCGCTGCTGCTCTTCAGGCGTGCTCATCGGCTCCCGCTCACCCGCCCGCGAACGGCGGAAGCACCTCTACGGTGCCGCCCTCGGTCAGCGGGACGGAATCGTGCGGGCGCTTGCCCACAGGCTCGTCATTCACGAGGAAGGAGCAGCGCAGCAGGACCCGGGTCAGCTCCCCGGGGTGGCGTTCCCGCACGGCGTCGAGCGCCTCGGCCAGTGTGCCCGCCGAGTACGGCTCCTCCGCCGTCTTGGCCGCGGCCTTGGCCGCCGCCCAGTAGCGGATGGTTCCGGTTGCCACTGCAGCTCCTATCGTCGGCTCTCTACCGTCGGCCTCCATGATGGCCCCTCCCACCCCTGACCCCGGCGTGCCCCGACGCGCCGGGTGTGCGCCCGGGGCCCGGCGGTACCTCTCGGCGGGCCGCCGATCCGGTGAAACCCGCCCCCAACCAGGGCGGCAGCGTGGGATGAACCACAGAAGCGGAAGAGGAAGAAGCCTCTGCCACGAAAGCGCGGGTGGGCTATTCTGCTTGGCGAGAGGATCCGGGCAATGTTGCCCCCGGGTCCTTTTGTGCTTTCAGAACGTTGAACGAACCGAGAACAGTGGTATCCATGCGGACCCCAGGGCGCGGGGACCGCCGGACACCGGGCAAGCCGTACGAAGCAGTACCGCGCACGTCCTCGACGGGACCGAGGAGGAACCGACGTGATGGACCAGCGAACCGTGCACCACCGTCCGACCCGGGCAGGTGGTCGGTCGTGAGCTCACTCCTGCTGCTCACCAACGCCCTGCAGCCGTCCACCGAGGTGCTCCCCGCACTCGGCCTGCTGCTGCACAACGTCCGGGTGGCCCCGGCCGAGGGCCCCGCCCTGGTGGACACCCCGGGAGCCGATGTCATCCTCGTGGACGGCCGCCGCGACCTGCCGCAGGTGCGGTCGCTGTGCCAGCTGCTCCGCTCCACCGGACCCGGCTGTCCGTTGATCCTCGTCGTCACCGAGGGCGGCCTCGCGGCCGTCACCGCCGACTGGGGCATCGACGACGTCCTGCTGGACACCGCCGGCCCGGCCGAGGTCGAGGCGCGGCTGCGGCTGGCCACCGGCCGCCAGCAGCTGGGCTCGGACGATTCCCCGATGGAGATCCGCAACGGCGACCTGTCGGTGGACGAGGCGACCTACTCCGCCAAGCTCAAGGGGCGGGTGCTCGACCTCACCTTCAAGGAGTTCGAGCTGCTCAAGTACCTCGCCCAGCACCCGGGCCGGGTCTTCACGCGCGCCCAGCTGCTGCAGGAGGTCTGGGGCTACGACTACTTCGGCGGCACCCGGACCGTCGACGTGCACGTACGGCGGCTGCGCGCGAAACTCGGCCCCGAGCACGAGTCCCTGATCGGCACGGTCCGCAACGTCGGCTACCGCTTCGTCACGCCGGAGAAGGTCGAGCGGGCGGCGGCGGAGGCCGCGGCGCAGGCGGCGGCCAAGACGGCCGCGCAGGCCGCGGCGCGGACGACCGCGCAGCAGGACCCGGCCGTCACCCGATCGGCCGAAGATCCTGTGAGCATCCACTCGGCAGGACGCCCTGCCCAGAGGTAGGTCACCCCGCGTAGACTGCCGCGCGTGGCCAAGGTGACGCGGGATGACGTGGCACGACTTGCGGGTACGTCTACCGCCGTCGTGAGCTACGTCATCAACAACGGACCCCGGCCGGTCGCCCCGGCCACGCGCGAGCGTGTACTCGCCGCGATCAAGGACCTGGGCTACCGCCCGGACCGGGTCGCCCAGGCGATGGCGTCGCGGCGCACCGACCTCATAGGCATGATCGTCCCCGACGCGCGTCAGCCGTTCTTCGCGGAGATGGCGCACGCGGTCGAGCAGGCCGCCGCCGAGCGCGGGAAGATGGTGCTCGTCGGCAATTCCGACTACCGCACCGAGCGCGAGGTCCACTACCTGCGGGCCTTCCTCGGCATGCGGGTCTCCGGCCTGATCCTGGTCAGCCAGGGCATGA is drawn from Streptomyces sp. NBC_01232 and contains these coding sequences:
- a CDS encoding MoaD/ThiS family protein; the encoded protein is MATGTIRYWAAAKAAAKTAEEPYSAGTLAEALDAVRERHPGELTRVLLRCSFLVNDEPVGKRPHDSVPLTEGGTVEVLPPFAGG
- a CDS encoding response regulator transcription factor, producing MSSLLLLTNALQPSTEVLPALGLLLHNVRVAPAEGPALVDTPGADVILVDGRRDLPQVRSLCQLLRSTGPGCPLILVVTEGGLAAVTADWGIDDVLLDTAGPAEVEARLRLATGRQQLGSDDSPMEIRNGDLSVDEATYSAKLKGRVLDLTFKEFELLKYLAQHPGRVFTRAQLLQEVWGYDYFGGTRTVDVHVRRLRAKLGPEHESLIGTVRNVGYRFVTPEKVERAAAEAAAQAAAKTAAQAAARTTAQQDPAVTRSAEDPVSIHSAGRPAQR